From a single Brassica oleracea var. oleracea cultivar TO1000 chromosome C5, BOL, whole genome shotgun sequence genomic region:
- the LOC106344308 gene encoding uncharacterized protein LOC106344308 — protein MEKNFEAMECPEKYKKKIAVYYLEGDATGWWDRIDRQRGHTITSCPSFKREFERKYFPPEAKHRLERQFMNLVQGDIPVRSYESEFTRLRRNIFDGREDEATMIRNFMYGLKPKLGSRLAGSNFSSLSDLVEKAVNVETVLEAERKTIPHSGGHTKFSQGERPSLSKGPKSNKGKGRRFGGQTNYRSNTRVCYICDQPGHISKFCPSRQRSNQQGYSSLRMEDVTCFLCGRKGHYASSCPNKPILATPLAIRALPSRPAIEPAPKKQNL, from the coding sequence ATGGAGAAGAATTTTGAAGCCATGGAGTGCCCGGAGAAATACAAGAAGAAGATCGCTGTGTACTATTTGGAAGGAGACGCAACAGGATGGTGGGACAGGATAGACAGGCAGCGTGGACATACTATTACATCGTGTCCATCTTTCAAGAGGGAGTTTGAGAGGAAATACTTTCCTCCAGAAGCGAAGCATCGGTTGGAGCGCCAGTTCATGAACCTTGTTCAAGGAGATATACCCGTTAGGAGTTATGAGTCGGAGTTTACAAGGTTGAGGCGAAACATTTTTGATGGGCGCGAAGATGAAGCAACTATGATCCGTAACTTTATGTACGGATTGAAGCCGAAGCTTGGAAGTCGTTTAGCTGGAAGCAACTTTAGCAGTTTATCGGATCTGGTGGAAAAAGCTGTTAATGTTGAAACTGTATTGGAGGCTGAAAGGAAGACCATACCGCATTCTGGTGGACACACCAAGTTTAGCCAAGGAGAAAGACCGAGTTTAAGCAAGGGTCCAAAGTCTAACAAAGGCAAAGGGCGAAGATTCGGAGGCCAAACCAATTATCGCAGTAACACTAGAGTGTGTTACATATGTGATCAACCGGGACACATTTCGAAGTTTTGTCCCAGCAGACAACGGAGTAACCAGCAAGGTTATTCATCGCTGAGGATGGAAGATGTCACTTGTTTCTTATGTGGAAGGAAGGGCCATTATGCATCGTCATGTCCAAACAAGCCAATCCTTGCGACCCCTCTCGCGATCCGAGCTCTTCCTAGCCGTCCAGCAATTGAGCCGGCACCAAAGAAGCAAAACCTATGA